The genomic stretch CGATCGCCGAGTATGCGGATGGCACCGTGGAGATAAGAGACCTTAGCGTTCAGCTCGATCCGGCCGTTGAGACGCATAGCTTCCCGGGGATGGTGGACCGGCTCACGCTGATTCTCGCTCACGTAAAGCCCGTATCGAGCGGAGCGATCGGCCCTACAACGACCAGTGATCGTGCGATTTACCCGTATACGGCAACGTGGAGTGGCGGCTCGGAAGTCACGCTGGCGACGACACAATACGATGCCGGTGTTGCCAGTGGTTACTTCAGTGTTCCGGCCGGGCAGCGTTTTACAACGCGCTTTCAGATTGCGGACTCGAGCCGGATGACACTCTTCGACGTCGCTCTTCCGATCTACTACCTGAACCAGTTTTCCGGCGGTCCGGTCGACGAGTCGCCCCGGGATTTTACAATCCACGTATGGGAAGATGACGCCGGTTTGCCCGGGGCAGAAATATTCTCGAAGGAGATTGTAGACACGAGACCGAATCAGGACGTATTTCAGAACGATCCGCTTCGCTTTCTCGATGTAAGCCTCAGCGACGAAGATATCCCGCCGTTACCGTCCGTCATCCACATAGGAGCATCCAATGCCGGCGCGGATGGCAACACCATCGTCACGGGCCTGGCCGAGTATGCCGACGAGAATCTGTCGCACCTTTTCTCGGGTCTCGGAGGATCGTGGGGCACGTTCTGGGATGTGGAGTTGTCGAGCGGCGGCGACCTTGTCGGAGAGATGTCGCCGGTGAGATTGACCGTGAGTGTAGCGCCGGAAATTGTAGCCATCGAGGATGAGGGCGAGGTGCCCGCAGAGTTCTCGCTGGATCAGAACTATCCGAATCCCTTCAATCCGACTACGACGATTGCTTACTCGCTGCCACAGGCCGGCGATGTCCAGCTCGTCATCTACGATGTGTTGGGCCGTCAGGTCGCTTCACTCGTGAGTGCGACAATGCCGGCGGGGCGTCATGAGATTTCGGTCGATGCGACGGGCTGGGCCAGCGGGTTGTACGTGTATGATTTGCGGACCGATGACCAGCGGCTGACGCGCAACATGGTGCTGCTGCGCTAGGCGAGTGTCATTCTGGGCCGAAACGTGGTCTCCGGATCGCCTGCACCCGCTCTCTGACCTTGTGCCCGGCCCTTGCGCCCGGCCCTTGCGAATGCGAGGGAATGCGAGGGAATGCGAGGGAATGCGCGGGATCGGGGATGCATTGGAGCGATGACAGCCGCGACGTCATCCCCGACTTGATCGGGGATCCATTGGAGTTACCGCCGTTGTCGGCTGGGTCCTCGCTTGCGCAAGGATGACGTGTGACCTGCCTGCACCCGCTCTCTGACCTTGTGCCCGGCCCTTGTGCCCGGCCCTTGCGCCCGGCCCTTGGGAATGCGAGGGTACGCGGAGGATCGGGGATCCGTGAGAGACTGTGACGTATCTTTGATCAGTCCCACGACAGGTATGGCACGCCTCATAAAGACAGATACGCCTGCAAAAGCGCGGCACGAACACATGCGATCGTGCGCGGAGGTTCTACGTTTGCTTGCGCAGAAATCGGCGTTCGATGACGAGGCAAAGGACATGAGTGCATTCCTCGTCTTCAACCTGCGCGACATCTATCGGATCATCGACGAGAGCGCGCAGGTGTGGGACGAGCGGAACTACTGGAAGAAGTCGGAGAAGCTGCGACATGACTGGCGCTGGAGCCGGCTCGCTGCGGACCAGATCGCCAAGACGATAATCCAGAACCGTTGGAGTGAACTGCCGGAGTTTCTGATTTCCCTGGTGCCGCATTTCTCGTCGATCTCCGTATCCACCATTACTCGCGATTCCGACTGGTGGTGCGGAGCACATCGGGCACTCCAAAAAGAGCAGCGTTCCGGCTAAAGAATCCGCTGCCGCACAAGGCGCTGACAACCCATGGAACTATCAGACCATTCGCCGGGACCCGGAACACTGCTGATCGCGCCGCCAGCCGTGATGGATCCCAATTTCTTTCGGGCGGTCGTGCTGCTCTGTGAGCACACGAAGGACGGATCGTTCGGACTGATACTCAACCGCCCTATCGAGGTAGAGATAGATATTCTGAGCGGAGAACTCGCCGGATTTGAAGGAGGCCTGTCGTTCGGCGGGCCGGTTCAGCCCGACACCCTTCATTTTCTGCACCGCCTCGATCTTCCCGAGACAGCGTCCGTCATGGACGGTGTTGGCTGGGGTGGCGACTTCGACACGCTGAAGGCTCTTCATCGAGAGCAGTCACTCACCGGTCAACATCTCAAACTCTTCCTAGGCTATTCAGGCTGGGGCGCCGGGCAACTCCACGATGAAATTCAGGCAGGAGGCTGGATCGTCGCAGAGGCCGACTCCGCCGCGGTGTTCAAGGATCCGCCAAAGGAGCTCTGGAGAAAACGCCTCCGCCGACTCGGCGGAGAATTCGCCGTGCTCGCGAACTTTCCCATCGATCCGCGGCTCAACTGATCGTCAAAGGTCTCCGTCGCGGGGGCGAATGACGATCTCCTCTACGTCAGTGCGATCGGACAGGCGATAGATCCCGATCACAGCACTTGCGACATCCTCGGACGGTATGAACCGTTCCGGAGGCAGATCCGATCCCTCCC from Rhodothermales bacterium encodes the following:
- a CDS encoding YqgE/AlgH family protein, with amino-acid sequence MELSDHSPGPGTLLIAPPAVMDPNFFRAVVLLCEHTKDGSFGLILNRPIEVEIDILSGELAGFEGGLSFGGPVQPDTLHFLHRLDLPETASVMDGVGWGGDFDTLKALHREQSLTGQHLKLFLGYSGWGAGQLHDEIQAGGWIVAEADSAAVFKDPPKELWRKRLRRLGGEFAVLANFPIDPRLN